The following coding sequences are from one uncultured Desulfobacter sp. window:
- a CDS encoding Rpn family recombination-promoting nuclease/putative transposase, giving the protein MKNKLHHSHDKLFRETWSNLNNAKSFLENYLPEHVIELVHLDTLEICKDSFIEKDLQDFYSDMLYKVRIGDATGYVYFLFEHKSYPDRLIHLQIFEYMVKIWRLGLKQSKSRNLSIVIPLVLYHGKDKWTVDKRFASRFDGPVDKLSGYIPDFEFILYDLSQYTDDQIKGTIMARVTMLLLKHIFEPDIADRLPNIFMLLKDLSEQETGLQYFESLIKYIFSNVEDITTEKFHTLVSNTLSEKKGDIIMTLAEQLRKEGHAQGIEQGLLEGIELAVSIKFGDTDDCKTVITKIKSIQDINRLKALKGKILSAKSVPELMRSIEN; this is encoded by the coding sequence ATGAAAAACAAACTGCACCATTCCCATGACAAGCTGTTCCGCGAAACCTGGAGCAACCTGAACAACGCCAAGTCATTTCTCGAGAATTATTTACCGGAGCACGTCATTGAACTCGTCCATCTGGACACCCTTGAAATCTGCAAGGACTCTTTTATTGAAAAGGATCTTCAGGATTTTTACTCCGATATGCTTTACAAAGTCCGAATCGGGGACGCCACAGGGTATGTATATTTCCTTTTTGAGCATAAGAGCTATCCGGACAGGCTGATTCACCTCCAGATTTTTGAGTATATGGTTAAAATCTGGCGGCTTGGGCTTAAGCAGTCCAAAAGCCGGAATCTGTCCATTGTAATCCCGCTGGTTTTATACCACGGCAAGGATAAATGGACGGTGGATAAACGTTTTGCATCGCGTTTTGACGGACCGGTGGATAAGCTTTCCGGCTATATCCCGGATTTTGAGTTTATTCTGTATGATTTAAGTCAATATACAGATGACCAGATCAAGGGAACAATTATGGCAAGGGTGACCATGCTCTTGCTAAAGCACATATTTGAACCGGATATAGCGGATAGACTGCCCAATATTTTTATGCTGTTAAAGGATCTGTCCGAACAGGAAACAGGATTGCAATATTTTGAATCCCTGATAAAATATATATTCAGCAACGTTGAGGATATTACAACAGAAAAATTTCATACGCTCGTATCAAATACGTTGTCTGAAAAAAAAGGAGATATCATTATGACCTTGGCTGAACAATTAAGAAAAGAAGGACATGCTCAAGGGATCGAACAGGGGCTTCTGGAGGGCATTGAGCTTGCAGTGAGTATAAAATTTGGTGACACTGATGATTGCAAGACAGTCATCACAAAAATCAAAAGTATTCAGGATATAAACCGGCTGAAAGCTTTAAAGGGGAAAATCCTGTCAGCTAAATCAGTTCCCGAATTGATGAGGTCAATTGAAAATTAG